A DNA window from Actinomadura coerulea contains the following coding sequences:
- the aspS gene encoding aspartate--tRNA ligase has translation MIRTHEAGTLRKEHAGQQVTLAGWVGRRRDHGGVTFIDLRDASGTAQVVFREEDTAHDLRAEYCVKVVGEVRVRPEGNENPELPTGEVEVAAARIEVLSDAAPLPFPIEGDVNVNEEIRLKYRYLDLRRESVARAMKVRSEASFLTHEVMRAHGFVNVETPTLTRSTPEGARDFLVPVRLQPGHWYALPQSPQLFKQLLMVGGLERYYQIARCYRDEDFRADRQPEFTQIDIEMSFVEQDDVLSVGEALVARLWKEIAGYEIPLPIPHITYADALARYGSDKPDLRFGNELTDMTEYFAGTSFRVFQAPYVGAVVMPGGASQTRKELDGWQDWAKARGARGLAYVLVQEDGTLGGPVAKNLSDAEKEGLAAKTGASPGDAVFFGAGKRHSTQELLGAARLEIGRRRSLIDESAWKFVWVVDAPIFEPVEDDKGEQIGWTSVHHPFTAPKPEYADTFQDDPGTALADAYDLVLNGNEIGGGSIRIHRAEMQQRVFDVLGLSKQEAESKFGFLLEAFKFGPPPHGGIAFGWDRVVMLLARQESIRDVIAFPKAASGYDPLTAAPTPITPEQRAEAGVDFVPEDEPADS, from the coding sequence ATGATCCGCACCCACGAGGCGGGGACGCTCCGCAAGGAGCACGCCGGGCAGCAGGTGACGCTGGCCGGCTGGGTCGGCCGGCGCCGCGACCACGGCGGCGTCACGTTCATCGACCTGCGCGACGCCTCCGGCACCGCGCAGGTCGTCTTCCGCGAGGAGGACACCGCGCACGACCTGCGCGCCGAGTACTGCGTCAAGGTCGTCGGCGAGGTCCGCGTCCGGCCGGAGGGCAACGAGAACCCCGAGCTTCCGACCGGCGAGGTCGAGGTCGCCGCCGCCCGCATCGAGGTCCTCTCCGACGCCGCGCCGCTGCCGTTCCCCATCGAGGGCGACGTCAACGTCAACGAGGAGATCCGCCTCAAGTACCGCTACCTCGACCTGCGCCGCGAGAGCGTCGCGCGGGCGATGAAGGTCCGGTCGGAGGCCTCGTTCCTGACGCACGAGGTGATGCGGGCGCACGGCTTCGTGAACGTCGAGACGCCCACCCTCACCCGGTCCACCCCGGAGGGCGCCCGCGACTTCCTCGTCCCCGTCCGGCTCCAGCCCGGCCACTGGTACGCGCTCCCGCAGTCGCCGCAGCTGTTCAAGCAGCTGCTCATGGTCGGCGGCCTCGAACGCTACTACCAGATCGCCCGCTGCTACCGCGACGAGGACTTCCGCGCCGACCGGCAGCCCGAGTTCACCCAGATCGACATCGAGATGTCGTTCGTCGAGCAGGACGACGTCCTGTCGGTCGGCGAGGCCCTCGTGGCGCGCCTGTGGAAGGAGATCGCCGGGTACGAGATCCCCCTCCCGATCCCCCACATCACCTACGCCGACGCGCTGGCCCGCTACGGCTCCGACAAGCCCGACCTGCGGTTCGGCAACGAGCTGACCGACATGACCGAGTACTTCGCCGGCACGTCGTTCCGCGTGTTCCAGGCCCCGTACGTCGGCGCGGTCGTCATGCCCGGCGGCGCGTCCCAGACCCGCAAGGAGCTCGACGGCTGGCAGGACTGGGCGAAGGCCCGCGGCGCCCGCGGCCTCGCCTACGTGCTCGTCCAGGAGGACGGCACCCTCGGCGGCCCGGTCGCCAAGAACCTCTCCGACGCCGAGAAGGAGGGCCTCGCCGCCAAGACCGGCGCCTCCCCCGGCGACGCGGTCTTCTTCGGCGCCGGCAAGCGGCACTCCACGCAGGAGCTCCTCGGCGCCGCCCGCCTGGAGATCGGCCGCCGCCGCAGCCTGATCGACGAGTCCGCCTGGAAGTTCGTCTGGGTCGTGGACGCGCCGATCTTCGAGCCCGTCGAGGACGACAAGGGCGAGCAGATCGGCTGGACGTCGGTGCACCACCCGTTCACCGCGCCCAAGCCCGAGTACGCCGACACCTTCCAGGACGACCCCGGCACCGCCCTCGCCGACGCCTACGACCTCGTCCTGAACGGCAACGAGATCGGCGGCGGGTCCATCCGTATCCACCGCGCCGAGATGCAGCAGCGCGTCTTCGACGTGCTGGGCCTGTCGAAGCAGGAGGCGGAGTCCAAGTTCGGCTTCCTGCTGGAGGCGTTCAAGTTCGGCCCGCCCCCGCACGGCGGCATCGCGTTCGGCTGGGACCGGGTGGTCATGCTCCTCGCCCGCCAGGAGTCGATCCGCGACGTGATCGCCTTCCCGAAGGCCGCCTCCGGCTACGACCCCCTGACCGCCGCGCCGACCCCCATCACCCCCGAGCAGCGCGCGGAGGCCGGGGTCGACTTCGTCCCCGAGGACGAGCCCGCCGACAGCTGA
- a CDS encoding MBL fold metallo-hydrolase gives MLVAGFPAGSFAANCYVVAPAAGEECVIIDPGQDAEGGIEEILREHRLKPVAVLLTHGHLDHVWSVAPVCGAKDVPAYVHPDDRDLLTDPAKGLSLGAGQQLFGGLELSEPDDVRELADGAVLELAGLSFTVDHAPGHTPGSVTFRTPKAQQVPDVMFSGDLLFAGSIGRTDLPGGSYEEILASLSRVCLTMPDETAVLPGHGEQTTIGRERATNPFLSELVPADGPDKGF, from the coding sequence GTGCTCGTCGCCGGGTTCCCCGCTGGATCGTTCGCCGCGAACTGCTATGTCGTGGCGCCCGCCGCCGGTGAGGAGTGCGTGATCATCGATCCCGGCCAGGACGCCGAGGGCGGGATCGAGGAGATCCTGCGCGAGCACCGGCTGAAGCCGGTCGCGGTGCTGCTGACGCACGGCCATCTCGACCACGTCTGGTCGGTGGCCCCGGTCTGCGGCGCCAAGGACGTCCCGGCCTACGTCCACCCGGACGACCGCGACCTGCTGACCGATCCGGCCAAGGGGCTGTCCCTGGGCGCCGGGCAGCAGCTGTTCGGGGGCCTGGAGCTGTCCGAGCCCGACGACGTGCGGGAACTGGCCGACGGGGCGGTGCTGGAGCTGGCCGGGCTGAGCTTCACCGTCGACCACGCGCCGGGCCATACGCCCGGGTCGGTGACGTTCCGGACGCCGAAGGCCCAGCAGGTCCCGGACGTGATGTTCAGCGGCGACCTGCTGTTCGCCGGCTCCATCGGGCGCACCGACCTGCCGGGCGGATCGTACGAGGAGATCCTCGCCAGCCTGTCCCGCGTGTGCCTCACGATGCCCGACGAGACGGCCGTCCTGCCCGGCCACGGCGAGCAGACCACAATCGGCCGCGAGCGCGCGACCAATCCGTTCCTCTCGGAACTGGTCCCCGCGGACGGACCTGACAAGGGATTCTGA
- the hisS gene encoding histidine--tRNA ligase, with translation MSSSFRAPKGVSEYVPPRADLFYAIREAFAEQARLAGYGYLELAVFEDTNLFRRGVGESTDVVSKEMYTFEDRGGRSLTLRPEFTASVLRSVLENNLHKGPLPVKVWTTGAAFRAERPQQGRYRQFYQLDLEAIGSEDPQVDAETIAIAWNWYRSLGLTRVRLLLNSLGCKECRPAYRALLQDFLRGLDLDEDTRARVEINPLRVLDDKRPKVREQLAGAPLMADHLCPACKAHHDRVRELLGDLGIAWEDTPTLVRGLDYYTRTTYEFDHPLLGAQSGIGGGGRYDGLSEDIGGPPLPGIGFGLGLDRTILALEAESSGGQGPAFAAKPRCEAFGVPLGDTAERRLFALVAELRRAGIAADMAFGGKKLKGAMKDADRSGARYAVILGERDIADGVAQVKDLAEGEQTAVPLTDLTTTLKERLSK, from the coding sequence ATGAGTTCGAGTTTCCGGGCCCCGAAGGGGGTCAGCGAATACGTTCCGCCGCGCGCGGACCTCTTCTACGCCATCCGGGAGGCCTTCGCCGAGCAGGCGAGGCTGGCCGGTTACGGCTACCTGGAACTGGCGGTGTTCGAGGACACCAACCTGTTCCGGCGCGGCGTCGGCGAGTCCACCGACGTGGTGTCCAAGGAGATGTACACCTTCGAGGACAGGGGCGGCAGGTCGCTGACGCTGCGCCCCGAGTTCACCGCGTCGGTGCTGCGCTCCGTCCTGGAGAACAACCTGCACAAGGGCCCGCTGCCGGTCAAGGTGTGGACGACCGGGGCCGCGTTCCGGGCCGAGCGCCCGCAGCAGGGCCGCTACCGGCAGTTCTACCAGCTCGACCTGGAGGCGATCGGCAGCGAGGACCCGCAGGTCGACGCCGAGACCATCGCGATCGCGTGGAACTGGTACCGGTCCCTCGGCCTGACCCGGGTGCGGCTGCTGCTGAACTCGCTCGGCTGCAAGGAGTGCCGCCCCGCCTACCGGGCCCTGCTGCAGGACTTCCTGCGCGGCCTCGACCTGGACGAGGACACCCGGGCCCGCGTCGAGATCAACCCGCTGCGGGTGCTGGACGACAAGCGCCCCAAGGTCCGCGAGCAGCTCGCGGGCGCCCCGCTGATGGCCGACCACCTGTGCCCGGCGTGCAAGGCGCACCACGACCGCGTCCGGGAGCTGCTCGGCGACCTCGGCATCGCGTGGGAGGACACCCCGACCCTCGTCCGCGGCCTGGACTACTACACCCGCACCACCTACGAGTTCGACCACCCGCTGCTCGGCGCCCAGTCCGGCATCGGCGGCGGCGGCCGCTACGACGGGCTGTCGGAGGACATCGGCGGCCCCCCGCTGCCCGGCATCGGGTTCGGGCTCGGGCTCGACCGCACGATCCTCGCCCTGGAGGCCGAGTCTTCGGGCGGGCAGGGCCCCGCGTTCGCCGCCAAGCCGCGCTGCGAGGCGTTCGGCGTGCCGCTCGGCGACACCGCCGAGCGGCGCCTGTTCGCGCTCGTCGCCGAGCTGCGCCGCGCCGGGATCGCCGCCGACATGGCGTTCGGCGGCAAGAAGCTGAAGGGCGCCATGAAGGACGCGGACCGCTCGGGCGCCCGGTACGCCGTGATCCTCGGGGAGCGAGATATCGCGGACGGCGTCGCCCAGGTCAAGGACCTGGCCGAGGGCGAGCAGACCGCCGTCCCGCTCACCGACCTCACCACGACGTTGAAGGAAAGGCTCTCGAAATGA